Proteins encoded in a region of the Mycolicibacterium neoaurum genome:
- a CDS encoding MFS transporter, which translates to MALLVAATLFMEILDATIIAPAIPLIAASFGVEAVDVNVAISAYLVTVAVLIPATGWLADRFGVRRVFLAAIVVFTAASAGCALSTSLPMLIGMRVLQGVGGAMMVPVGRLAVLRASSKADLVRAIALLTWPALAAPVLAPAIGGAIATAGGWRWIFIINIPLGVIGFALALRLIRGGPAAEPGRLDWPGLLLLGTGIAAALIALESIRLSGTDWLLVGACGFGAVVLLVSAVRHLLSSAAPLVKLPVLRVRTLRLTVTSGSLYRMVITAVPFLLPLKFVLEFGWTPFHAGLMVSVLFLGNLTIKPITTPLMRRFGIRTVLMVNGAASVVCFGVLGLVQPGMPVLVIAVIVYISGALRSIGFTAYNSLAFADVDGDDLTHANTLNASVQELASGLGIAVAALLVSLLASYSMTFPVLGLMLALTLVEVVRLPRSAGAHVTGS; encoded by the coding sequence ATGGCGCTGCTGGTCGCCGCGACGCTGTTCATGGAGATCCTGGACGCGACCATTATCGCGCCGGCGATCCCGCTGATCGCCGCGTCTTTCGGGGTCGAGGCCGTCGACGTCAACGTGGCCATATCGGCGTATCTGGTCACCGTGGCGGTGCTGATCCCGGCGACGGGATGGCTGGCCGACAGGTTCGGTGTTCGGCGGGTCTTCCTCGCCGCGATCGTGGTGTTCACCGCGGCCTCGGCCGGCTGCGCGCTGAGCACATCGCTACCGATGCTGATCGGGATGCGGGTGCTGCAGGGCGTGGGCGGCGCGATGATGGTCCCGGTGGGGCGCCTGGCGGTGCTGCGCGCCAGTTCGAAGGCGGATCTGGTCCGGGCCATCGCGCTGCTCACCTGGCCCGCCCTCGCGGCGCCGGTCCTGGCGCCGGCGATCGGCGGTGCCATCGCGACGGCCGGTGGATGGCGGTGGATCTTCATCATCAACATCCCGCTCGGTGTGATCGGTTTCGCTTTGGCGCTCAGGCTGATCCGCGGCGGGCCGGCGGCCGAGCCCGGCAGGCTCGACTGGCCAGGACTGTTGTTGCTCGGCACCGGTATCGCCGCGGCGCTGATCGCGCTGGAGAGCATCCGACTCTCGGGCACGGATTGGCTGTTGGTCGGCGCCTGCGGGTTCGGTGCGGTGGTGCTGCTGGTCTCGGCGGTGCGACACCTGCTGTCCAGTGCGGCGCCGCTGGTCAAGCTCCCGGTGCTGCGGGTGCGCACCCTGCGCCTCACCGTCACCTCCGGGTCGCTGTACCGCATGGTGATCACGGCCGTGCCGTTCCTGCTGCCGTTGAAATTCGTGCTGGAGTTCGGCTGGACCCCGTTTCACGCCGGTCTGATGGTGTCGGTGCTGTTCCTGGGAAATCTGACCATCAAACCGATCACCACACCGCTGATGCGGCGGTTCGGCATCCGCACCGTGCTGATGGTCAACGGGGCGGCCTCGGTGGTGTGCTTCGGGGTGCTCGGTCTGGTGCAACCGGGGATGCCGGTCCTGGTGATCGCCGTGATCGTCTATATCAGCGGCGCCCTGCGCTCGATCGGCTTCACCGCCTACAACAGTCTGGCGTTCGCCGATGTGGACGGTGACGACCTCACGCACGCCAACACCCTCAATGCGTCGGTGCAGGAGTTGGCGTCTGGGCTGGGCATCGCGGTGGCCGCGCTGCTGGTCAGCCTGCTGGCGTCCTATTCGATGACGTTCCCGGTGCTGGGCCTGATGCTGGCGCTGACGCTTGTCGAAGTGGTGCGGCTGCCCCGCTCGGCGGGGGCTCACGTCACCGGCAGCTGA